The stretch of DNA AGCAATATGAAGTAAAATTAATATAGTATGCCTCAGCACAGGCATTGAAATGATCACAGTATGTTGTTTACAACCTTGCTGTTACATAAGCTAAAATAGTATTGCTGAGTAGAAGCAGTGAACCTAGTCTTTGTTCCCAAAAGGTAGAAATTGCAATTAAAAAAAGGAACATAGCCAGAATCCCATTACAAGTTACCACAGTTTCAAACAGAAGATTGGCCATTCAAGCAAGAGTGAAATTGACCTCATTGGATGTGTGATCAAGCACTCAACACTGATATTTGAGAATCCCATATAAACAACAGACTGGACGGCAGGTGCAACACAGAATTTTGTGTAGCTGCTATTTCGTACCTTTTTTGTTCACTCCTGGTCTTTACTTATTTGGGATCAATTTCTCGTGCTTTGATAATGCAAGGGAACCTGCAGTGAGTAAAAAAAGGAATATGTTAATTGAAGCATAATAGTAAGTACAAAGAAATATAATAGAAAAAAATAGGTGGAAGCAAATATTTGTATGCTTCAGTTAGTTCCTGAAAATACATGCAAATTGACATATCTGTGCACACGTTGTTATGTAATTAAGACATTGTAAATGTATGTATGTAGGCTCTGTGCATGCAAACCATAGAAATATCTCAGTTACAAATAAATTGACATATCAACTTTTATTCATGGATATAATCTAAGATAAGAGCATTGTGTAGATGTATTAATTTCATATGGCTGTGGggagaaaaatgcaaaaaataaTAACCTACCTCTCAGATTATGGTGTCTCTTACTCCACGGATACTATTAAAGGTTCTCAAAAAATATGAAATCTGGATGTGAAAGTATGTGAAAATCGCTAGACCGTGTTTCTTCATTAAAGTTTCAGATTCCTCGCACTCGACATATGACTTCGATAGTTTACCACGTAGCACCACCTCACCTCCAAAACCTTCCAACCAGAGCAAGACTGATCAGGTAATTGTCCATAGAAATGGTCAGCTGCTAAATGCAGTAGACTTCTCCCAACTCCCATCTTTGGTGAAGCTAAGCGGTCACTCGTCATCCGAATTGTCAAACTTGATCGAGTGAGTTTGTAGGTCAATTTGTCCACCCCTGTATGTTCCGCGCTTCTTCTTGGTCTTCTCACGCCAAAAGCCCCTGCAGCAAGACAGATAGAATAAACCCGGAATCAGAAAGGAACGTGTTTTCCAATAAATGCTCTCAAAAGGAAAATCAAAGGGAACAGGAAGTACCAACCTTCCTCGACTTGACCAAGGATCTCTTGCGCCTTCGCATCAAAACCAGTTTCTCCACCACCCTAAAAGATAGATAGGCCATAAAAGGTTAGCTGAGGCATGTTAAAATCTCTCAACACCTCACCTGAATATATGATCAACGAAGCAGTAAAGCACCTTAGCCCAATAAGAGTTATCCTGAAGTCTCTCATCTGCAAATTTGACATCCTCCAGCCTCACCCGTTGAAAAGCATTCACAGTTTTAGGCTGCAATAAatgaataaaaagaaataatcaGAATTTTGACATTGGCCGGACTAATGAAACCTACTGAACTTGCTCAGAACAAAAAAGAATGTTGTTGTTAtcagactaattacaaaacaaccATATCAAATTGTCAATAGACCAAATAAGATCAATATCAGGAGCATTACAAGCTTGATTAGCAACTGCGTCACTGGTGGAATTACCTACACAATTTATATACCCTAATAACTTACAAGTAAGAACAGTGTCTGTGGATCCAGAGTCTCAGGTATGACTTCTAACATTAGCAAACGCAATGAATTTCTATCCTCGTGGTGAATTTACGCTGGCGGACATTACAGCACCGACCAGTAATAATCACATATTATCGACAGGACAACACATAATTGAAGCACAATGCAAAAGCACGTTGCTAAGGAAGCTAGTAGAAAATGATGCATCAAGCATAAACGAGATCTAAAAAATGCTAACACCTACGTAGGTCACTAAACTACAGGAAACAAAGCACAAACATAGCAAGTCATGAGGTAATCACAGAGAATTAGAAGGTGCATACCTCAGATGAATGTTTCTGCCTTTTACTTGGTTTTATATTGCTGTCCTGGTTTGTTTTATCCTCAGCAAAGCAATTGGTTACGCTCTGGTTAGCAGTGTTATCTTCTTTAGCTGTCGAAGGGGGATTGCTTCCATAAAAAAAAATTCCTGCTTTATTGTTAGCAAACCTGCGCAaatgagaaaaatagaaaacatgTGCTTTGTAATTTAATTGTGTGCTACTTAAATATAAGCATGGATGTAAATAAGTAAACTCACATGAGCAATATGTGTGCATCAGGTAGTAGTGGGCATGCCTGGCTGGGCTTACCATAGCCAGAGGTTTTGTCCATGGAGGCCGCTGCATCCAGGGTCCTGCAGGTTGGGCTGCGTCGGCTGTAGTGGGAATTTGACATCAGGGTGAAGTGGCGGCATCACGGACATCAGCAGTGCATTGGTCGGTGACTCTTCACCACAGTAGGCGGAATGCACGAAGACCAGCAGCAGGTATTTAAGACATTTCGTCGAGCACTTCACTTGCGCACTGTTCCACATCATCCTGTAGCAAGCATCAACATGCGGTCTCTGGTTCCCTGGGTGGCTGCGCATACCCTGGCTTGGGACTGCTTCTCGCTAATGCTAACGGTGCcgtgcgggcggcgcggccatggcgcccgCGGCGGGAATGGGCGTGTTCTAGCTAGGACTGTTGCGAACGCGAGCGACTTGCGGGCCCATGAGCATCGTGATGTAAAGGTGGTTCTATTTGTGCGATCAATTGAAGGAAGGAAAGGCCGGAAGGGGTACCTCACTATGAGGGTCGTCCATGGCGGTCGCGGCGGTgtggcaggccggcggcgagggtaagTGGGGTGGCGTGCGGTGCAGTAGCGgacggagctggaggaggaaagCAAATGATGGTGGCTGGCGGGAGGAGCggcaggcgcgcggcggcggcttgcgagGCGGAGGGGCCGCGGCCAAGGCCGTGCCGTCCATCCTGTGGCCACGCTGCTTTGAGCAGCAAGAGGGTGGAGACGGCGTCGCGAATGCTCTAGGACCGTTGGGAGGTCGGGACGTTCTTTTGGCCGTTCGATGCTAGATGTTAGGCTGAGATTTAACAGGTGACGTGGCCACGCTGGCCTGCCATCTTTTGATCCAAGAATCGTAAGTAAATATAGCTGAAGACCTTGCCACTATAATGAGCCAAGACTTTGTAGCATTACAGAAAGGACAAACCTGTAGTTCAGGGTTATGGTTGGGGCAGGGTTCACGGCAACCCGCCCCCATGACCCATCATCGTAGAAATGCAGTGATCGGGGAGGCCTGGACATGTGAT from Panicum virgatum strain AP13 chromosome 9K, P.virgatum_v5, whole genome shotgun sequence encodes:
- the LOC120650166 gene encoding uncharacterized protein LOC120650166 isoform X1, producing the protein MRSHPGNQRPHVDACYRMMWNSAQVKCSTKCLKYLLLVFVHSAYCGEESPTNALLMSVMPPLHPDVKFPLQPTQPNLQDPGCSGLHGQNLWLWFANNKAGIFFYGSNPPSTAKEDNTANQSVTNCFAEDKTNQDSNIKPSKRQKHSSEPKTVNAFQRVRLEDVKFADERLQDNSYWAKGGGETGFDAKAQEILGQVEEGAFGVRRPRRSAEHTGVDKLTYKLTRSSLTIRMTSDRLASPKMGVGRSLLHLAADHFYGQLPDQSCSGWKVLEVRWCYVVNYRSHMSSARNLKL
- the LOC120650166 gene encoding uncharacterized protein LOC120650166 isoform X3, whose translation is MSNSHYSRRSPTCRTLDAAASMDKTSGYGKPSQACPLLPDAHILLMFANNKAGIFFYGSNPPSTAKEDNTANQSVTNCFAEDKTNQDSNIKPSKRQKHSSEPKTVNAFQRVRLEDVKFADERLQDNSYWAKGGGETGFDAKAQEILGQVEEGAFGVRRPRRSAEHTGVDKLTYKLTRSSLTIRMTSDRLASPKMGVGRSLLHLAADHFYGQLPDQSCSGWKVLEVRWCYVVNYRSHMSSARNLKL
- the LOC120650166 gene encoding uncharacterized protein LOC120650166 isoform X2 translates to MDGTALAAAPPPRKPPPRACRSSRQPPSFAFLLQLRPLLHRTPPHLPSPPACHTAATAMDDPHSEPTQPNLQDPGCSGLHGQNLWLWFANNKAGIFFYGSNPPSTAKEDNTANQSVTNCFAEDKTNQDSNIKPSKRQKHSSEPKTVNAFQRVRLEDVKFADERLQDNSYWAKGGGETGFDAKAQEILGQVEEGAFGVRRPRRSAEHTGVDKLTYKLTRSSLTIRMTSDRLASPKMGVGRSLLHLAADHFYGQLPDQSCSGWKVLEVRWCYVVNYRSHMSSARNLKL